CCCCCGAGCAGGTCGAGATCGATCTGCAGATACTCGGACGCCTGGCCCGCAGGTTGGTCCGCAACGCCGAATGGGCCCGCAGGCTCGGCGTCGACGACATCGTGGGCGGTTTTGCCGACTCGGTGCGCGATGAGCTCGATTTCACCATCGAGGTCAGCAATATGGATGCGCTGCGTCCCGAACTGGTGGCCGGTGGGGTGCGGGTGCCGGCGGTCTACCACGAGCTGTGCGACGAGCGAGTGATCATCATGGAACGTTTCGACGGCGTTCCCGTCTCGCGGGCGAGCGAACTGATCGCGTCCATTCCGCAGCCGGTCCGTGAGAAATCCGCGACGGTGCTGCTCAAAGCCGTGCTGGGGCAGATCCTCGGCAAGGGCATCTTTCATGCCGATCTGCATGCCGGCAATGTGCTGATCTGGCCCGACGGCGCCGTCGGCCTGCTCGACTACGGCTCGGTGGGACGCCTGGACGCCACGGCTCGCCGCAGCCTGGGTCTGCTGCTGTGGTCGGTGGACGCCGATGATGCCGCGCTGGCCACCGACGCCGTGCTGGAACTGCTCGATCACGACGGGCAGATCGATGAGCGCGATCTGCAGCGCCAGCTCGGAAGCATCATCACGCAGGTGCGGGCGGGTGCGACCGGCACCACGATGGCCTTCTTCTCCCAGCTGCTGCGGCTGGTGCTGGACAAAGGCATGAGCGTGCCGGGCAATATTGCGTTGGCGCTCCGCTCGCTGGGTGCGCTGGAGGGCACCTTGAAGCAGATCAATCCGTCGCTGGATCTGATCGACACCGCCCGCGACCAGGCCCGCGCCGTGGTCGGCGATGTCACCCCCGCCGGCGCCAAGCAGCAGATCGCGAACCAGGCGATCCGGCTGGTGCCGCTGATCAGCCACCTGCCGCGCCGGGTCAACCGCATCACCGAAGACCTTGCCACCGGACGCTTCACCACCCACACCCGGATCGTCTCGCATCCCGACGACCGGGCCTTCCTGACGGGCCTGGCGAACCAGGTGGTGGTCGCGATCCTCGCCGGTTTCGCCGTGATCGGGGCGATCCTGTTGGTGACGGCATCGGGCGGGCCCGAGATCTACGGTTTCCGCATCTCCGACCTACTCGGCTTCCTGCTGGGCTTCAGCGGATTCATTCTCGCGTTGCGATCGGTGGCGATGGTCTTCGGCCGCCGCACGTAACCCGCCGCACGTAACCCTCCGCACGTAAGCCCCCGCGCCCAGCCCGCCGCGCGCAATCCACTGCCCATCTGACCGGCCGGTGAGGAACTCAGCGGTAGTTGACGAACTGCACCGCGAACTCGTAGTCGGCGTCCTTGACCATCTTCTGCACCTGCTGCAGTGCATCGCGTGACTTCGAGCTGACCCGCAGCTCGTCGCCCTGAATCTGCGCCTTCACGCCCTTCGGACCCTCATCGCGGATCAGCTTGGAGATCTTCTTCGCATTCTCCTGCGAGATGCCGTTCTGCATGTCGGCGGTCATATGCCACAGCTTGCCGGACAGCTTGGGCTCGCTGGCCTGCACCGACTTCAGGTCGACCCCACGGCGCACCAGCTTCGATTGGAAGACATCCCAGACGGCCTTCACCCGCTCCTCGCCGCTGGCCTGCATCGCGATCTGGTCGCCCGACCAGCTGATGGACGCGTCGGTGCCCTTGAAGTCGAAACGCTGCCGTACCTCCCGGGCAGCCTGATTGAGCGCGTTGTCGACCTCCTGGCGGTCGACCTTGCTGACGATATCGAAGGAACTGTCTGCAGCCATGCGTCCATCTTGCCATCGCCGGCCGACCGGTTATGACATCCCCGCGAGGGTCTGCTATCGTCTTTCTTCGCTGGTTCGCAATACGGCAGCTTGCCCGAGCGGCCAAAGGGAGCGGTCTGTAAAACCGTCGGCTTCGCCTACGATGGTTCGAATCCATCAGCTGCCACCAGTGAAGAAAAGAGCCCCGATCCATGTCGATCGGGGCTCTTGTTCTTTGTTCGGGGTTCTTTTATTCGGGTTCTCTTGTTCGGGCAGTTCTGTTGGTGCGGCGGCCGCTGAAGTCGAGAAGTCTTCTCGTCCTGGTTGGGATCTGTTGCCCTGGCCTAATCAGTCGGTGTAGTGCGGGGTGATCGCCAGTTCCTTGGCGATCTGCGCACCGAGCGCGACATTGCGGCGATAGAGCTCAGTGTTGAGCTTGCGGGCCTGGCCGTGCGTGGCTTCCTCGAAACTGGCCAGCAGCACCTGAGTGTCCTCGGCGCCGCCTTCAGGCAGGTGAGAGGCGATCTCGATGGCCTCGCTGACGCGCGCCTGATAGTCGCTCACCTCGAGGTCGGGCGGGGTCGGATTGGCGATCACCAGTGACTGGCTCAGATTCAGCTCATCGCGGGCCCGGGCGATGTCGGCGATCTCCGAGGCGCTTTCCACCCGATGGTCGACCTCGTAGCCGGTCTCGGCCAGGTACATGCTGGGGAATTGCAGGGTGCGGTAGCCCAGCACCGGAATGCCCATGGTCTCGAGCCGTTCCAAGGTGGCTGCGACGTCCAGCATCGGACGCACACCCGAGGTGACCAGCACCAACGGATGAGTCGACAATGCCATCAAGTCACTGGATTCCTGGATCAGGCTGCCGCGCCGGCTGGCGCGATGAACCCCGCCCAGCCCGGTGGTGGCGCAGACCTTGATGCCGGCGCGGTGGGCCAGGTGGATCACGGCGCCCAGGTTCGTGCCGCCGGTCAGTTTGCGGGTCTCGACGATGGGCAGGTCGCTGATCGCGACCCGGACCGGATCGGGTTCGTTGGCGATGCGCTCGAGTTCGCTTTCGGTCAGGCCGATCACGGCGTCTCCGTCGATGGCGGCGATCGCGGCCGGGACGACATCGGCGGCCAGGATCTGCTCCTGCACGGCCTTGGCGGTCTCCAGATTGAGGGGCCGCGGCATCGAATGGGTCACGTTGGCGGTCTCCAGCGCCAGCACCGGATAGCCGTGGTCGAGTGCGTCGCGAACCAGGGGGCTGTAGCGTATGGTCACGGTATCCTCCAGAGTTGTGGGCGGAGTAAAAAACCTCACCTGTCGAAGTCGATTCTTGCGCAGTCAGCAAGCTGAAGACGGCTCAACTCCCGATTTGATAGTTGATCCAAAGCACGATAAGTTATCTCCTCGGCTGGCCCCGATAGCTCAGATGGTAGAGCGCGTCCTTGGTAAGGACGAGGTCTGCGGTTCAATTCCGCATCGGGGCTCCGTTGATCCCGGAGGCTCCGCTACCGCGGTGGGGCTAGAATCCGGGTGAAGCGCAAGGCGGGATAGCTCAGGCGGTAGAGCAAGCGGCTCATAATCGCTGTGTCGCGGGTTCGAGTCCCGCTCCCGCTACCGGTGACTGAGATGAGTGGAGATCGAGCGCAACTCGAATCCCCCCGAGTCGATGGAATCGGCTGCGCGATGCGTAGCATCGTGAACACAAGTCACACGAGCACCAAGCTGAAGAGGGACCATCATGGCGAAGAAGGCGCAGGACGTTCGTCCGAAGATCACTTTGGCGTGCACGGAATGCAAGGACCGCAACTACATCACCAAGAAGAACCGTCGCAATACCCCGGATCGTCTTGAGCTGATGAAGTTCTGCAAGCGCGAGGGCAAGCACACCTTGCACCGCGAGACCCGCTGAGTCTCGCTGCCATCCCAAAGCGAACGGCCGTCTGCATTGCGCAGGCGGCCGTTAAACGTCTGCGCTTCGGATACCTTAGGTGGGTGCCCATTTCTGCAGACCATGTCGGACGCGTCTACCCGGCGACCAAGCCGTACCGGGTGAGCCGCGCCAAGATTGCTGAGTTCGCCACCGCGCTGGGGGACACCAACCCGGCCTACTTCGACGACGAGTCTCCGATCGCCCCGCCCACCTTCGCGGCGGTAATCGCTGCGCAGGCCTGGGGTGCGATGTTCGATGATCCCGATCTCGGGCTGGCGTTGCGCCGTACGATCCACGCCGACCAGCGTTTCGACATCGTCCGGCCGCTGCGCGAAGGCGACGATGTGGTGGCCACGCTGACCATCGAGAAGGTTCGCTCCCGCGGCAATGTCGACATGGTCACCATCGGAGTCGCCCTGTCGACCGTCGGGGGAGAACCCCTGGGCACCGCGACGAGCCAGCTGATTCATACCCGCGAGGAGGCCGTGGCATGACCGCCGTCGAATTGTCCCAGGTTGCTGCCGGCGATCGGCTGCCCGATCTGGAGCTGCACCTGACCAGGCCGGATGTGGTGCGCTACTCCGGTGCGTCGACAGATTTCAATCCGATTCACTACTCCGACCGGATCGCCAAGGCGATCGGGTTGCCCGGAGTGGTCGTTCATGGCATGTGGACGATGGGTGCCGCGCTGCGCATCGTCACCGACTGGGTGGGCGATCCGGCCCTGGTCGCCAGCTACTTCGTCCGGTTCGTCAACCCGGTGCCGGTGCCCGACGACGATGAGGGCACCACGGTGCAGGTGCAGGCCCACGTCACCGGCGTGAGCGACGGAGTGGCGACGATCGCCATTGAGGCAACTCATGGCACCGACAAGGTGCTGGGGGCGGCCAAGGCGACCGTGCGCCTCGACTGAGGAACTCATGTCTGACTATTCCAACGTGCCCGACGACTTCGATCCGATGCAGGTGGATTCCTGCTCGCTGGAACGTCTGTCCGGTGCGCTGCCCACCCGCGCGACCACTGATTCGGTCGTGCTGGCCGACCATACGACGTTTCATATCGGGGGGTCGGCACGCCGGCTGGTGCGTGCCCGCACCCCCGACGAGGTCGTCGACGCGGTCCGCGAGGCCGATGCCGCGGGGGAGCCCCTGCTGGTGCTGTCGGGTGGATCGAATGTGCTGATCGCCGACCGGGGCTTCGACGGCACGGTCGTGCTGGTCGACACCCACGGCGTGGACGCCGATGTGAGTGCCTGCGGGGGAGCCTTCGTGCGCATCCAGGCGGGCGAGATCTGGGACGATGTCGTCGCCTACACCATCGAGCAGGAGTGGGCCGGCATCGAGGCGTTGAGCGGCATCCCCGGGCTGGTGGGGGCCGCCCCGATCCAGAACATCGGCGCCTACGGGCAAGACGTCTCCCAGACCATCGCCCGCGTACGCACCTGGGATCGCCAGGCGGGAGAGTTCCGCACCTTCGTCGCCGACAAGTGCGGCTTCGGCTACCGCGACTCCCTGTTCAAGCGCTCGCGGGTCGCCGGCCAGGCGACCGGACGATATGTCGTGCTGGAGGTCTGGTTCCATCTCGGGCTGGCCAGCCGCTCCGAGCCGGTGCGCTATGGACAGTTGGCTGCGGCGCTCGGGGTCGAGATCGGCGATCGCGCGCCGACCGCCCGCGTACGGGAGGCCGTCTTGGCGTTGCGCGCGAGCAAGGGCATGGTGGTCGATCCGGCCGACCACGACACCTGGTCGGCGGGCAGTTTCTTCATGAACCCGATCCTGGAGCCGGAGGCGGCCGTGCAGCTGCCCGCCGATGCGCCCCGGTTCCTGCAACCCGACGGCAGGGTGAAAAGCTCGGCCGCGTGGCTGATCGACCACGCCGGCTTCGTCAAGGGCTTCCCCTCGCAGGGGCCGGCACGGTTGTCGAGCAAGCATGTGCTGGCGTTGACCAACCACGACGGCGCCCGCGCAGCCGACATCGCCGAGCTGGCACGTACCGTGCGGGCCGGTGTTGCCGAGCGGTTCGGTGTGTGGCTGGAGCCCGAACCGGTCCTGGTCGGCCTCGAGATCTGAGCCGGCCCGGCCGGTGGCCTAGCCGCGAACCACCGAGGCTATCGACGACGCCACGTAGCCGACGTTGTTCTCGTTGAGCGCCGCCACGCAGATGCGCCCGGCGTCGGTTCCGTAGACGCCGAATTCCTCACGCAGCCGCAGCATCTGGTCGCGGGTCAACCCCGAGTAGCTGAACATGCCGACCTGCTCAGCCACATAGCCCATCTCGGGCACCCCGGCTTGGGCGAGTTGGGAGGCCAGCGAGGTCCGCATCGACTTGATGCGCTCCCGCATCCCGGTCAGCTCGCTCGTCCAGATCTCGCGCAGCGTCGGATCGGCCAGCACCGTGGCGACCAGCTGGGCGCCATGAGTCGGCGGGTTCGAGAAGTTCGTCCGCACCACGATCTTCAACTGTGAGCGGACGCGGGCAGCCTCGTCGGCGTCGCGGCACAGCACCGACACGGCGCCGACCCGTTCGCCGTAGAGACCGAAGTTCTTGCTGAACGAGCTGGCGCAGAACAGATTGCCGAGCCGGGACGCGAAGGTGCGCACCACCCAGGCGTCATCGGCAAGCCCGACGCTGAAGCCCTGGTAGGCCAGGTCGAGGAACGGAACCAGATTCCGCGCCTCGACGACGTCCAGCACCTGGGCCCACTGCTCGCGGTTGAGGTCATAGCCGGTCGGGTTGTGGCAGCAGGCGTGCAGCACCACGATCGTGCCCGGCTGGGCGGCGGTCAGATCGGCCAGCATCCCGTCGAAATCGATGCCCCGGCGGGCCGGGTCGTAATAGCGGTACGACGACACCGAGAACCCGGCCCGGGTGAACAACGCCCGGTGATTCTCCCACGACGGATCGCTGATCAACACAGTGGCCGCGGCGTCGACCTGGCGCAGGAAGTCGGCGCCGAGCTTGAGACCGCCGGTGCCGCCCAGCGCCTGGACGGTCACGACCCGTCCCTGGCTGATCAGTGGGGAATCGGCCCCGAAGACCAACTCGCGCACGTCGGCGGTGTAGCTGGCCAGACCGTCGATCGGCAGATAACCGCGCGGCTTGGGGTCTTCGGCGAGCCGCTGCTCGGCGATCTCCACGCAACGCATCAGGGGGAGCCTGCCGGAGGCATCCTGGTAGACACCAACGCCCAGATTGACCTTCGCCGGACGCTTATCGGCCAGGTACTTCTCAGTCACGCCCAGGATGGGGTCCGGGGGAGCTTGCTCGACGGTGCTGAACAGCGACATCTGTATACCCTTCGAATGCGGATTGCCGTCCCCAAGGCTACCGCTGGAATGTGGCGGACGGCCGGAGCCTCCGGTTGCGTGGCAGGCCGGGTTCGCATTGCGCGCGGCCAGCTAGTACACTCGGGTACTTGTCGGCATCATTCAGTGCTGGAGTGCGCCTGTGAGGCGGGCGACCGGACACCTGGGTGCAGTCGAAGGGCAATAGCTCAATTGGCAGAGCAGCGGTCTCCAAAACCGCAGGTTGGGGGTTCGAGTCCCTCTTGCCCTGCGAACCGGGCGTGGGTCGAGGCGGGATTCCTTGCCCACGCCAGTTTCATGACAGCAGGATTTCGGTGGAGGACGAGTAGTGGCGGATAGCAGCAAGTCCCGTGGCGACGGCAAACCGGCTCGTGCCGCTTCGTCGTCCCCGGAGTCTGAGGCCGAAGAACTGGTCGTCGAGGAAACCGGCGAGGTGGACGACGAACTGACCGAAGCCGTCGACGATGACCTCGCCGATGCCGACGACTCGTCCGAACCGGGCGAGGGCGAAGAGGCCTTGGCTGACGAGGCACCGGTGTCCGCGCCCAAGCCCGCCAAACGCCATCAGACCGTCGCACCGGTCAAGAAAGCCAAACCAACCCCCAAGCAGTCGGAAGCCAAGAAGACCGATCACAAGCGCACCACGCTCGTCCAGTTCATCAAGCAGGCGATCGGTGAGCTGAAGAAAGTCGTCTGGCCCACTGCCGCCACGACCCGGCAGTATTTCGTCGTCGTGCTGGTCTTCGTCTTGTTCATCATGGCGTTCGTGGCTGGTCTGGACGCCCTGTTCGGCTGGCTCTTGCTGCTGTGGCTAGCGTGATCGACGAAGGAGGAATGATGAGCCAAGACGCCAATGACGATCTGAGTCGCGACGAGGTTGAGATCGACCTGGGGGCCGGTCTCGCGGACGAGTCACAGCCGTCGGACGATATTGAGATCAACCTCGACTTCGATGATTTCTCCGAGCCCGAGACTTCGGACGAGGACCTCGGCATCGACCTGTCGCTCGGTGACGACCAGGACAGCGCCGAAGCCGCTGAGGCCGAGGCCGCCGATGAGGAGCCCGACGAAGCACTGGAGAAGGCCCTCGAGGATCTGCGCGCCGAACTGCGCGCCAAGCCCGGCGACTGGTATGTCGTGCATACCTATTCCGGCATGGAGAACCGCGTCAAGCAGAACATCGACGCCCGGGTGATCTCGCTCAACCTCGAGGACTACATCTACGAGACCCTGGTGCCCACCGAGGATGCCGTCGAGATTCGCAACGGCCAGAAGAAGAATGTCACCCGCACCTTCATGCCTGGCTATGTGCTCGTCCGCATGGAGCTCACGGACGAATCGTGGGCCGCGGTGCGCCACACGGCATCGGTGACCGGCTTCGTCGGCCATGCCAGCCAGCCGGTTCCCCTCGATCTGGTCGAGGTGGAGCGGATGCTCACCCCGGCCGTGCAGGCGAAGGTGGCAGCAGCCAGCCAGACGCCGTCCAAGAAGCGCAAGAAGATCGAGGTCGTCGACTACCAGGTGGGCGACTCGGTGCAGATCATCGACGGTGCCTTCGCGGGCGTCCATGCCTCGATCACCGAGATCAACCCCCACAACCAGCGCGTGAAGGCCATGGTCGAGATTCTGGGTCGCGAGACGCCAGTAGACTTGACCTTCGCCCAGATCCAGAAGGACCTCTGACCCGAAGGATCATGCCGTCTTCGGACGGTGCAACCGCATACTCCGGACAGGCCGTCTACCCGACCGGGGATGCGTCAGTAAGAACAAGATTGGAAAAGGACCCAGAATGCCTCCCAAGAAGAAGGTAGCGGCGATCGTCAAGATCGCCATCAATGCGGGTGCCGCTACTCCGGCTCCGCCCGTAGGTACCGCCCTCGGTCCCCATGGTGTCAACATCATGGAGTTCGTCAAGGCTTACAACGCCAAGACCGAAGCCCAGCGCGGCACCGTCGTCCCTGCTGAGATCACCATCTACGAGGACCGGACCTTCACGTTCATCGTGAAGACCCCGCCGGCCGCAGAGCTGATCAAGAAGGCCGCTGGCCTGCAGAAGGGCTCGGGCAAGCCGAACAAGGAGAAGGTCGGCAAGATCACCAAGGATCAGGTGCGCGAGATCGCCAACACCAAGCTGCCCGATCTGAACGCCAACGACGTTGACGCCGCGATGAAGATCGTCGAGGGCACCGCCCGTTCGATGGGTGTCGTCGTCGAGTGACGCTCCCATGCCCTGCGTGAGCGTGGGCATCCGACATGACCAACCACCTGGCAGGACGTGCAATCCGGACCAGGACCTGGTGAATCAGCCTGCGAGGCTGACAGAAAGGAACCAGACATGAAGCACAGCAAGCGCTATCGCACTTCGGCAGAGCTGCGTGACGGCGATCAGCTCTACACGCCCGAAGAGGCCATCAAGATCATCAAGCAGTTCCCGGCCGGAGGCTTCGACGAGTCGGTCGAGGTATCGATGCGGCTGGGTGTCGATCCCCGCAAGGCCGACCAGATGGTCCGCGGCACGGTGAATCTGCCCAACGGCACTGGCAAGACGGCACGGGTCCTCGTCTTCGCCCAAGGCCCCAAGGCTGCAGAGGCACTGGCGGCAGGAGCTGACGAGGTCGGCTCCGACGAACTCATCGAGAAGGTGGCCGGCGGCTACCTCGACTTCGATGCCGTCGTGGCCACCCCCGACCTGATGGGTAAGGTAGGACGCCTCGGCCGCGTGCTCGGCCCGCGCGGCCTGATGCCGAACCCGAAGACCGGCACTGTGACCATGGACGTCACCAAGGCCGTGTCCGACATCAAGGGCGGCAAGATCGAGTTCCGTGTCGATCGTCACGCGAACCTGCAGTTCATCGTGGGCAAGGTCAGCTTCACCGAGCAGGCCCTGGTCGAGAACTACCGGGCGGCCATGGACGAGATCGCTCGCCTGAAGCCGAACACCTCCAAGGGACGCTACGTCCGCAAGATCACCCTGTCGACCACGATGGGCCCCGGCGTGCCCGTCGATGTGGCCGCCTCGAAGCCGGTCACCGCGGAGGCAGCCTCCTGATCGGCTGATCCGATCAATCAACCGACCCCCGTCAGGCCCCAGGCTTGGCGGGGGTCGTCGCATCCGGGTCGCCGGCCCCGGCCGGGAGCGCGATTTGGTTCGCAGCGGCCGGGCAACTAGCATGGGTCGAGCCGCAGACCGCCGGTAGTTGCACTTCAAAGTCCGCAAGGACGCCTGCGCAGGTTGATCCAGCCTCGAGCTGCCCATTCATGGGTGAGCGCGTGTGCCCCGGAAGACGCCTGCGTCCCGGGGCTTTTTTGATGCCCGAGCAGCAGGCGAGCGCAACCTCAGTGGTCGACGGCACCAACAAGAAGTGGGAAGGAGACCCAATGGCGAGGCCTGACAAGGCAGCCGCGGTCGCGCAGCTGAAGGAAGAATTCTCCAGCAGCTCTGCCGTCGTGTTGACCGAGTATCGCGGACTCACCGTCAAGAACCTGAAGGACCTTCGCAGGTCCTTGGGGGAGGACGCCAGCTACGCCGTTGCGAAGAACACTCTGGCCCTGATTGCCGCCCGCGAGGCTGGCGTCGAAGGACTCGACGCCCAGCTCACCGGTCCGACCGCACTCGCCTTCGTCAAGGGCGATGTGGCCACGGCAGCCAAGACTCTGCGTGACTTCGCAAAGGCCAATCCGCTTCTGGTCATCAAGAGCGGCGTTCTCGAGGGCAAGATCCTCGACGCCGACCAGGTCAAGAAGCTGGCCGACCTTGAGTCGCGTGAGGTTCTGCTTGCCAAGCTGGCTGGCGCGATGAAGGCTTCGTTGAGCACGGCGGTGGGTACCTTCGCCGCTCCGCTCACCCAGGCTGCACAGCTTTTCGGCGCTCTGGAATCCAAGCAGTCCGACCAGAAGCCCGACACCTCGGCAGAAGCCGAGACCACCACCGACGCGGCAGCTGCGGCTGCTGACACCCAGTAAGAAAGGACGCCAACCATGGCGAAGCTGAGCACCGAGGATCTCCTCGATCAGTTCAAGGAAATGACCCTCATCGAGTTGTCCGAGTTCGTGAAGGCGTTCGAGGAAGCTTTCGACGTCAAGGCCGCCGCTCCGGTTGCCGTTGCCGCCGCCCCGGCTGCTGCCGAAGAGGCTGAGGCTCCCGAGGAGAAGACCGAGTTCGATGTGGTCCTCGAGGCCGCCGGCGACAAGAAGATCGGCGTCATCAAGGCCGTTCGTTCGCTGACCAGCCTGGGCCTCAAGGAGGCCAAGGATCTCGTCGAGTCGGCTCCGAAGGTCGTCGTCGAGAACGCCAAGAAGGAAGATGCCGAGAAGGCCAAGGCGGCCTTGGAGGCCGAGGGCGCTACCGTCACCCTCAAGTGAGGCAAGCCACCCGAACGGTCTGCTGACCGTTTGAACGCGGATGGGGTCGGACGCTTCGGTGTCCGGCCCCATCCGCATCTGCGTCCGGTCAGCGCGGGAACCGCGGCACACCGCGTCCGTGCTTGACTGAAGGCGGTCCGATGATGCACTCTTGCGGTGGACGTTGACGAGGAGGCGGCGGCAGATCAAAGTTGATCCGCCGGATTTGCATCCGGTATATAGCGTGAGCTATAGTTTTTTGTTGCACATATCGTTTGGTGACCCATGGATTTGACATGGGTCGTTCAGCATGCATAGAACCACCGTGAGTTCTGGAAGGACCACATCTTGGCCACCTCGCGCAATGCGTCGAAGAACACCAACGTCATCTCCACCAGCGGCCGCATATCGTTCGCCAAGATCGCTGAGCCGTTGCAGGTACCGAATCTGCTCGACCTGCAGATCGATTCGTTCAACTGGCTGATCGGCAGTGAGGCCTGGCAGCAGAAGACGGAGCAGGCTCTCGCAGAGGGCCGTACTGACGTGAACACCAGGTCCGGCCTGGAGGAGATCTTCGACGAGATCAGCCCCATTGAGGACTTCAATCAGACGATGTCGCTGAGCTTCCGCGACCATCGCTTCGAGGAGCCCAAGCACAGCATCGAAGAATGCAAGGATCGCGACACCACGTACGCGGCCCCGCTGTTCGTGACCGCCGAGTTCATGAACAACGAGACCGGCGAGATCAAGAGCCAGACCGTCTTCATCGGTGATTTCCCGCTGATGACCGACAAGGGCACCTTCATCGTCAGCGGCACCGAGCGCGTCGTGGTCAGCCAGCTGGTCCGTTCGCCGGGCGTCTACTTCGAGCAGACCCCCGACAAGACCTCCGACAAGGACATCTTCACCTGCAAGGTGATTCCTTCGCGTGGCGCGTGGCTGGAGTTCGAGATCGACAAGCGCGACCAGGTCGGCGTGCGCCTCGACCGCAAGCGCAAGCAGAACGTCACCGTGCTGCTCAAGGCGCTGGGCTGGAGCGAGGACCGCATCCTCGAGCAGTTCGGTCAGTACGAGTCGATCCGGATGACCCTGGAGAAGGACCACGTCACCACCCAGGACGAGGCGCTGCTCGATATCTACCGCAAGCTGCGTCCGGGCGAACCGCCGGCCCGCGAGGCCGCCGAGCAGCTGCTGACGAACTACTACTTCAATCCGAAGCGCTACGACCTCGCCAAGGTCGGCCGCTACAAGATCAACCAGAAGCTGGGACTGAACCTGCCGTTCGACATGCAGGTGCTGACCATCGACGACATCGTCGCAGCGATCGACTACATCTGCGCCCTGCACGAAGGCAAGGCCGAGATCGAGCGCGAGGGCGGCGAGACCGTCATCGTCGAGGCGGACGACATCGACCACTTCGGCAATCGTCGTCTGCGCACCGTCGGTGAGTTGATCCAGAACCAGCTGCGCACCGGCCTGGGACGCATGGAACGGGTCGTCCGCGACCGGATGACCACGCAGGACATCGAGGCGATCACGCCGTCGACCCTGATCAACATCCGTCCGGTGACCGCTGCCCTGAAGGAGTTCTTCGGCACCTCGCAGTTGAGCCAGTTCATGGACCAGAACAATCCGCTGGCCGAGCTGACTCATAAGCGCCGCCTGTCGGCTCTGGGCCCCGGTGGTCTGAGCCGTGACCGGGCCGGTATGGAAGTCCGCGACGTGCACCCCTCGCACTACGGACGCATGTGTCCCATTGAGACCCCTGAAGGCCCGAACATCGGCCTGATCGGTTCGTTGGCCTCCTTCGCCCGGGTGAATGCATTCGGCTTCATCGAAACCCCGTACCGCAAGGTCATCGACGGTCGGGTCACCGACCAGATCGACTACCTGACCGCCGGGGAGGAAGACCGCTACAACATCGCGCAGGCCAACGCGGAGCTGAACTCCACCGGCCACTTCACCGAGGACCGCGTCCTGGTGCGCGTTCGCCACGGTGATGCCGATACCGTGCCGGCCAGCGAGGTCGGCTACATCGACGTGTCCCCGCGCCAGATGGTGTCGGTCGCGACCGCGCTGATCCCGTTCCTCGAGCACGACGACGCATCGCGTGCCCTGATGGGCGCCA
The Brooklawnia propionicigenes DNA segment above includes these coding regions:
- a CDS encoding DNA-directed RNA polymerase subunit beta produces the protein MATSRNASKNTNVISTSGRISFAKIAEPLQVPNLLDLQIDSFNWLIGSEAWQQKTEQALAEGRTDVNTRSGLEEIFDEISPIEDFNQTMSLSFRDHRFEEPKHSIEECKDRDTTYAAPLFVTAEFMNNETGEIKSQTVFIGDFPLMTDKGTFIVSGTERVVVSQLVRSPGVYFEQTPDKTSDKDIFTCKVIPSRGAWLEFEIDKRDQVGVRLDRKRKQNVTVLLKALGWSEDRILEQFGQYESIRMTLEKDHVTTQDEALLDIYRKLRPGEPPAREAAEQLLTNYYFNPKRYDLAKVGRYKINQKLGLNLPFDMQVLTIDDIVAAIDYICALHEGKAEIEREGGETVIVEADDIDHFGNRRLRTVGELIQNQLRTGLGRMERVVRDRMTTQDIEAITPSTLINIRPVTAALKEFFGTSQLSQFMDQNNPLAELTHKRRLSALGPGGLSRDRAGMEVRDVHPSHYGRMCPIETPEGPNIGLIGSLASFARVNAFGFIETPYRKVIDGRVTDQIDYLTAGEEDRYNIAQANAELNSTGHFTEDRVLVRVRHGDADTVPASEVGYIDVSPRQMVSVATALIPFLEHDDASRALMGANMQRQAVPLIRSEAPYVGTGMEYRAAVDVGDVTLAQRPGVVTSVSADLIDVANDDGTYQTFRLEKFRRSNAGTCVNQRPMVSPGDRVDVGTPLADGPCTDNAELALGRNLLVAFMPWEGLNYEDAIILNQRIVSEDILTSIHIEEHEVDARDTKLGPEEITRDIPNVSDDMLANLDERGIIRIGAEVGTGDILVGKVTPKGETELTPEERLLRAIFGEKAREVRDTSMKVPHGENGTVIGVRVFDREEDDELPPGVNQMVRVYVAQKRKVQEGDKLAGRHGNKGVISKILPAEDMPFLPDGTPVDIILNPLGVPSRMNVGQVLETHLGWIAHSGWDINDVDSDWAERLREVGLGTVEPNSRLATPVFDGADEDEIGGLLANGLPNRDGERMVNADGKATLFDGRSGEPFPEKVGVGYMYMLKLHHLVDDKIHARSTGPYSMITQQPLGGKAQFGGQRFGEMEVWALEAYGAAWALQEMLTIKSDDVPGRVKVYEAIVKGENIPEPGIPESFKVLVKEMKSLCLNVEVLSSDGAVVELRDSEDDYRSQDDLGIDLSRRPGADSFAIADEV